In the genome of Pseudomonas sp. B33.4, the window GCCACCGGACGGCGTTGCCGGTGGTGTGGCCGACATAAAAAGCGGTGCTACCGGGAGGGCGCGTGATGGCAGCCAGTATTCCGAGTGGTAACCGCGCGCAGCAGGGTGGTTTCACTTACCTGGGCGTGCTGTTCCTGATCGTGGTGATGGGCATGGGCCTGGCCAGTGCCGGCGAGTTGTGGTCGACCGCTTCACGTCGTGACCGTGAACGCCAGTTGCTCTGGGTTGGCACTCAGTACGCACAGGCGCTGCGCAGCTACTACCGCAGTTCGCCGGGGCTGGCGCAGTACCCGAAAGAGTTGGTGGATCTGCTTGAAGATCAGCGTTTTCCCGAGGCCAAGCATCATTTGCGTCAGCTCTATCCGGACCCGATCGGTCAGGGCGAATGGGCACTACAACGTGGCTTCGATGGACGCATCACCGGCCTTAACAGTCCTTCGACCGAGCTTCCTTTGAAGCAAGCGGACTTCCCGACGCAGTGGTCGGATTTCGAAGGCATGCAGCGTTATTCGGACTGGCAGTTCGTCGCCGAAAAAGCCTTCCTCGACGGCACCAATGGCCCGGCCAAAAGCCAGTCGAATCTGCCGCAGGCGTTGCAGCCATGACTCGTCAGTGGTGGTGCGCGCTGATGCTCACCGTGGCGGCGTGCTGCGCTCAGGCCGGTGAAGAAGACGAAATGATGGGCTTCATCGTCGACGACACGATCTCGCACATCGGCCACGACTTTTACTACTCGTTCAGTGAACGCCTGCGCGACACCAGCCGGATGGATTTCAACCTGGTGGTGCGCGAGCGGCCCGACGCGCGCTGGGGCAGCCTGGTGACCGTGGAATATCAGCAACGCCTGGTTTATCGGCGCTTCCTGCCGCCGAACACCGTGGAACTGAAGGACGAGGCCTACGCGGCCGCCGACTGGGTTCGACGCCAGGTTGTCCAGCGCAAGCTGGAGGCTCTGTTGCAGGACACCACCGACCTTGAGAAGGACGAACTATGAACAGCACAACGTTCTCACGGCGCAGCGGATTCTGGATCTCGGGGTTGTTGATCGGGCTCGCCAGCGCCGCGGCTGTCCAGGCCACTGAACTGGTCTACACGCCGGTCAACCCGTCGTTCGGCGGCAACCCGCTCAACGGCACCTGGCTGCTCAACAACGCTCAGGCGCAAAACGATCACGATGACCCGGACATCCAGAGCCGTTCGGCGGTGGCCGGTACTTCGGCACTGGAGCGCTTCACCAGTCAATTGCAATCGCGGCTGCTAGGGCAGTTGCTGGACAACATCTCCACTGGCAACACGGGGAGCCTGTCCACCGACTCTTTTATCGTCAACGTCATCGACGACTCCGGGGCACTGAGCATTGAAGTGACCGATCGAGCGACCGGTGAGGTTTCGGAAATTCAGGTGAACGGCCTCAACCCGTGACGGGCTGACGGTTCCGGGGAGAACGGACATGAAAAAGATCATCGCGTTAGGGCTGCTGTTGGCGACATTACAAGGGTGCAGTCTGCGCGAGCCGATGTCGGCCGAGCAGGACACCGAAACCCCGACCCTGACCCCCAGGGCCTCGACTTATTACGACTTGCTGAAGATGCCGCGGCCCAAGGGCCGGTTGATGGCGGTGGTGTACGGCTTCCGTGACCAGACCGGGCAGTACAAACCGACGCCGGCGAGTTCGTTTTCCACCAGCGTGACCCAGGGCGCGGCGTCGATGTTGATGGACGCGATGCAGGCCAGTGGCTGGTTTGTCGTGCTGGAACGGGAAGGGCTGCAGAACCTGTTGACCGAGCGCAAGATCATTCGCGCGTCGCAGAAGAAGCCGAATACGCCGGTGAATATTCAGGGCGAGCTGCCGCCGTTGCAGGCGGCGAACATGATGCTTGAGGGCGGGATCATCGCCTATGACACGAATGTGCGTAGCGGTGGGGAAGGGGCGCGGTATCTGGGGATTGATCTGCAGCGTGAGTATCGGGTGGATCAGGTGACCGTGAATTTACGTGCGGTGGATGTTCGTAGCGGGCAGGTGTTGGCGAATGTGATGACCAGCAAGACGATTTATTCGGTGGCGCGCAGTGCCGGGATTTTCAAGTTTATCGAGTTCAAGAAGTTGCTTGAGGCTGAGGTTGGCTACACCACGAATGAGCCGGCGCAGCTTTGTGTTCTGTCGGCGATTGAGGCGGCGGTGGGGCATATGGTGGCGCAGGGGATTGAGCGGCGGTTGTGGCAGGTGGCGGGGGACGCTTCTGTGCCTGGGCAGGATGATGTTTTGAATCGGTATTTGAGCCAGAACAAGGTGGATCCGGAGGCGGAGTGAACGTGGCGGCCTTCGGGCCGACCAGGTTCTGGTTGGGCGGTGAGTTCTGGTTGACTGGGTGCATATCCGTTGCTGCGGTAATGGCTGCTTAGGGTTCCGCCCTTACGGCGGGTCACCTTTTCCAAACGCCGAAAAGGTAACCCAAAAGGCTTGCTCCTACGTGCGGCCCGCTCGCTGGGGCTCGGGGTTCCTTCGCTGCGGGATCGATCCGGGCGCAGCGTCTCCGGTTTGCTTCGCTGCACCTACTCCCGCTGTGTTTGGCTGCGCCAAACGGTCGCTGCGCTCCCACGCCCGGATCAATCCCTCCACTCAGCCTTCCGACGTCGCCCGTGGATCAAGATCAAGAGCAGGCGAGCTGACACTCGGCCTATTGAGTGGTGAGGAGCACAGCGTGGTCGGCTTTGGATTTGTGGTGGATTCGCCCCTCACCCCAGCCCTCTCCCGAGGGAGAGGGAGCCGATTTTTGGGCCTTTCAAAATCTGAGTTCAACGCGGTATCGCACGTCGGCGTATCTCTACCAAACCACTCGGTCAGTCCCCTCTCCCTCTGGGAGAGGGCTAGGGTGAGGGGCTCTTGCTTCAACGCTTCAAAACCTGAATTCAGCTCGGTATTTCACGTCGGCGTATATCTACCAAACACCTCGGTCAGTCCCCTCTCCCTCCGGGAGAGGGTTAGGGTGAGGGCTGCGATCTGAAGTGTGTTTAAAGAAATGTCTGAATCAGCGGAACCTTCCCACAAGGTTTTCAGGTTGTCCGTCGGACGTCCGGTCTCTAGCCTGTGTTCGTCGCTGCCAATTCAGCGACCGGGCATGGAAACCCGAAGACACGAGAGAGCAGATACGCCTTTCATAACGTATGCTTGCGCACTTTCATTGTGTGCACTCTGTTATGGCGGTTGTGCGCGGGAGACATTCGTGTCTGCCGGGTTGCTCTCTCCCGGATTTCCAGCCTGCGTACAGCTGCCACCCATTTTTCCTGGAAGTCGAATGGGCCAGCTGCAACTATCAATGAGAGAGAATCACCATGAAAAAACCAACACCCAACCCCCCAGAACCAGACACCAACACCACATCCCCCTACGCCTCAGTCGACAGCAAAAAACTCCACGAAGCCGCCGACCGCGCCCTCGATTTCTACCTCAACCCCACCGCCCACATCATGTCCAGCGCCAACGAGCCGGAACCCATGTACCTCGCCAATCCCAGGTACAACACCGAATCGCTCCTGGCCAACGCCAGCGAAACCCTTGGCTCGGCCAGCGAAATGCTCATCAACTTCGCCGCCTCCCTGGAAACCTCTCAGCGCAAAACCGCACTGGGCATCGCTCAAGTCGTCATGCTGGGCGAACTGGCGGTGAATCAAGCGCTGGATCACGTCGAGTTGAAGGATGGCTGATTGATCGTTCCCACGCTCTGCGTGGGAATGCAGCCCTTGACGCTCTGCGTCAAATTTGCGAGTTGGAACGCGGAGCGTCCCGAGAGGCATTCCCATGCAGAGCGTGGGAACGATCAAATGGTATTTTCATGCCTGCGGATTTTCAGGCAATGATTGAAGGAAACACGGAAGCGCACTATGACAAGAAAAACGTATATGAAAAGTAAGTTGGTTGCCGTTTTGTTGGTTGTTTCAGTGTTTGTGAATATCGCAGTGCTGATGTTTGTCATGTTTAATGGTTTTTCGAGAACCCAAGGCATGAAAATGATTAAGACTAGAGAGCCTATGTTGATTGGTGGGCAGAACGGTGATGAAAATTACTATGTGCTGCCTATGGGGGCTACTGTTTACTATGACAAAAGCTTCTCGGAAGGATTTAGTCGGTACATGGTTTATTTTAATCACCATGGTCCCATTGTTGGTGATGAGGTTCCAATGGAGCCAAAATATCAAGGCTCACTTGTTGATCCCCTTTGGTTGTCTGATGTTGATGCAGATACGTTGAAAGAAATTTTCAAGCGTTTCCCCCTTTCCAAAAAAGACATTGCCGCCGCTATTAAATCTAATGAAATAACCAAGGATGATCTGGCCGACATTATTCGCTCGATGCCAGATTGACCAGTTCTATAGGCGCTGCCGAAGTCTGCGATAGTTTGACTTTAATTTTTAGAATCAAGGTCAAAAGATCGCAGCCTTCGGCAGTTCCATAGGGCCAAAAAAAACCGCGACCCCCCTCACCAGAGAATCGCGGCCCATCAACACCCAACCCCTACTGCTGCAACACCGTCGCCTGGTTAGCCGACCCGAACTGCTGAATATTCGCCGTCTGCGTAATCCCACTCTGATCCACATTGGCAATGTTCCCGGTACCCCCCTGGGTCACATACGCCACGTTCATCGTATCCGCTTGTTTCACCGTGATCATGTTGTCACTGCCATACAGTTGCGCGGTATACGCCTGGTTCCCCGTTCCCGACTGATCAAACTCAGCACTGTTGCCGGTGCCATTCGAAGAACCCTGCACCAGGTTGCCCGTGCCGCGCTGATCCGAGATCAAAATGTTGTCGCTACCATTCTGATCAAAATACAGCTCGTTATACGACTCCGCCTGACTGACCGTGGTCTTGTTGCCCGTCCCGGTCTGATGCGTGGTCATCACCTGCCCGACGCCATCCTGAGTGAAACTGGCAACGTTGCCATTCCCCGCCTGAGTAACCGTCGCACGCTGGCCGCTGCCGAACTGGCCGCCCGACTGCGGGCCTTTCCAGTTGCTGGCGTAGACCTTGTTGTCGTTGCCCACGGACGTGGCGTTGAGCACGTGGCTGTCGCCGTTCTGATAGGTGAAGTGCACGTTGCCGTTACCCACCTGATACAGCGCCAGTGTCGAGTTGACCGATTCGAACTGGTCGGCGTAGATGGCGTTGGTGTTGCCGACCTGGGTGACGGCGGCGCTGTTGTTTTCGCCGAAGCTTTGGTCGACCACGGTTTCGTTGCTGTCGCCGTATTGGTTGACGGTGGCTTGGCTGGCCAGTTGCGCGTCCTGCCAGATTTCCGTGCCGTTGAGGTTGCCAAACTGGTTGATGGTGATGTTGCCGCCAGTGCCGTTGCGCTGGTCGCCGTAGGCGTAGTTGCCTTCGCCGGCCTGGTTGATGCCGATCTGGCCGCCGTTGTGCAGCACTTGTTCGGCGGTGCCGTAGTTGGCGGTGCCGTACTGGGTGATCACGGCGCTGTTGCCGGTGCCTTCATAGAGTTGCTCGATGTTGGCTTCGTTGCTGTCGCCGAACTGGAAGGTTTTGCCTTCGCTGCCGTTCTGCGAATCCTGATAGATGAACGAGAAGTTGCCGGTACCTTGCTGCTGTTGCAGCGCGCTGTTCGGTGAGCCGAAGCCCAGCGACTGACTGGCGTGAGCGGTGTTGAAGGCGCCGACCTGTTGCTGGGTGATGGTGGCGTTGTCTTCGTAAAGCTGTTCGGCGTATCCGGCGTTGTAGTCGCCGACCGCGTCCTGGGTGATCACGCTGCTGGCGTGGTCTTGCACGGCGGCGGCGTCGTTGCCTTGGCCCAGTTGAGTCTGGGTGGCCGTGCTGAACGGCGCCTGGGTCTGTTTCACGTCGGCGATGTTGGCGGTGCCGACCTGGCTTTGGTTGGACAGGCTGTCGTCGGCCATGGCCTGGGCACTGATCATGACCAGGATGGCGGCGGTGAGGGGCGTCAGTTTGAACATGATGAACTCTCCGATGATTGGCAGTGCTTAGCGATATTGCTTGACCGAAACGCTCATGCCGTTGCCCGACTGGGTCACGGCGCTTTGCAGCCCCGCGCCGGCCTGCTCGATGCTGGCGTCGTTGTTGTTGCCGTTTTGCGAAATCTGCGCGCGGTTATGGCTGCCGTTTTGCGTGATCGAGGCGGCGTTGCCGGAACCGTTCTGGTTGATCAGCGCCA includes:
- a CDS encoding curlin; its protein translation is MFKLTPLTAAILVMISAQAMADDSLSNQSQVGTANIADVKQTQAPFSTATQTQLGQGNDAAAVQDHASSVITQDAVGDYNAGYAEQLYEDNATITQQQVGAFNTAHASQSLGFGSPNSALQQQQGTGNFSFIYQDSQNGSEGKTFQFGDSNEANIEQLYEGTGNSAVITQYGTANYGTAEQVLHNGGQIGINQAGEGNYAYGDQRNGTGGNITINQFGNLNGTEIWQDAQLASQATVNQYGDSNETVVDQSFGENNSAAVTQVGNTNAIYADQFESVNSTLALYQVGNGNVHFTYQNGDSHVLNATSVGNDNKVYASNWKGPQSGGQFGSGQRATVTQAGNGNVASFTQDGVGQVMTTHQTGTGNKTTVSQAESYNELYFDQNGSDNILISDQRGTGNLVQGSSNGTGNSAEFDQSGTGNQAYTAQLYGSDNMITVKQADTMNVAYVTQGGTGNIANVDQSGITQTANIQQFGSANQATVLQQ
- a CDS encoding curli assembly protein CsgF produces the protein MNSTTFSRRSGFWISGLLIGLASAAAVQATELVYTPVNPSFGGNPLNGTWLLNNAQAQNDHDDPDIQSRSAVAGTSALERFTSQLQSRLLGQLLDNISTGNTGSLSTDSFIVNVIDDSGALSIEVTDRATGEVSEIQVNGLNP
- a CDS encoding type II secretion system protein encodes the protein MAASIPSGNRAQQGGFTYLGVLFLIVVMGMGLASAGELWSTASRRDRERQLLWVGTQYAQALRSYYRSSPGLAQYPKELVDLLEDQRFPEAKHHLRQLYPDPIGQGEWALQRGFDGRITGLNSPSTELPLKQADFPTQWSDFEGMQRYSDWQFVAEKAFLDGTNGPAKSQSNLPQALQP
- a CDS encoding CsgG/HfaB family protein, translated to MKKIIALGLLLATLQGCSLREPMSAEQDTETPTLTPRASTYYDLLKMPRPKGRLMAVVYGFRDQTGQYKPTPASSFSTSVTQGAASMLMDAMQASGWFVVLEREGLQNLLTERKIIRASQKKPNTPVNIQGELPPLQAANMMLEGGIIAYDTNVRSGGEGARYLGIDLQREYRVDQVTVNLRAVDVRSGQVLANVMTSKTIYSVARSAGIFKFIEFKKLLEAEVGYTTNEPAQLCVLSAIEAAVGHMVAQGIERRLWQVAGDASVPGQDDVLNRYLSQNKVDPEAE
- a CDS encoding DUF6124 family protein, which gives rise to MKKPTPNPPEPDTNTTSPYASVDSKKLHEAADRALDFYLNPTAHIMSSANEPEPMYLANPRYNTESLLANASETLGSASEMLINFAASLETSQRKTALGIAQVVMLGELAVNQALDHVELKDG
- the csgE gene encoding curli production assembly/transport protein CsgE, producing MTRQWWCALMLTVAACCAQAGEEDEMMGFIVDDTISHIGHDFYYSFSERLRDTSRMDFNLVVRERPDARWGSLVTVEYQQRLVYRRFLPPNTVELKDEAYAAADWVRRQVVQRKLEALLQDTTDLEKDEL